One genomic segment of Profundibacter amoris includes these proteins:
- a CDS encoding flagellar hook protein FlgE produces the protein MTISSSLNAGVAGLTANATRLATISDNIANSGTYGYKRAEANFESLVINNNPGSGSYSAGGVRASTVRLIEERGALVSTQNAMDIAVGGRGMLPVTAEVSLGATTGDRPLMMTTTGSFHTDSNGVLKTESGLVLMGWPAESDGSISTYPRDTIAGLEPVVINANQTAGDPTTKMNLGVNLPATNTAAGESGDALPLSVEYFGNLGTSETLDITFTPTVPATGSSNTWTMQITDSAQGGAVIGEYTLVFDDTRANGGTLASVTPVSGGAYNAADGTLALTVAGGPLTMTIGKVGDPNGLTQLSDSFAPTSITKDGSPVGNLTSVEIDDNGFISATYDTGFIRRIYQIPLVDVPNTNGLISLNNQTYQVSPSSGSFFLWDAGDGPTGSIEGYARESSTTDVAGELTALIQTQRAYSSNAKVIQTVDEMLQETTNIKR, from the coding sequence ATGACTATATCTTCTTCTTTGAATGCAGGCGTTGCAGGCCTTACAGCGAATGCAACTAGACTGGCAACAATTTCCGACAATATCGCAAACTCGGGGACGTATGGCTATAAACGCGCCGAAGCGAATTTTGAATCTCTCGTTATCAATAACAATCCGGGTTCCGGCAGTTATTCTGCTGGCGGCGTTCGGGCGTCGACTGTGCGCCTGATCGAGGAACGGGGGGCCTTGGTTTCAACCCAGAATGCGATGGATATCGCTGTGGGTGGTCGCGGGATGTTACCCGTCACGGCCGAAGTTTCTTTGGGGGCGACTACGGGCGATCGCCCGTTGATGATGACAACGACGGGGTCGTTCCATACTGATTCAAACGGTGTTTTAAAAACCGAATCCGGGCTTGTCCTGATGGGCTGGCCTGCGGAATCCGATGGCAGTATTTCGACCTATCCACGTGATACAATCGCGGGGTTAGAGCCGGTGGTGATCAACGCCAACCAGACAGCGGGTGACCCGACAACGAAAATGAATCTCGGTGTAAACCTGCCGGCAACCAATACTGCAGCCGGTGAATCCGGGGATGCATTGCCCTTGTCAGTCGAATATTTTGGCAACCTCGGCACATCGGAAACACTGGATATTACATTTACGCCAACGGTGCCTGCAACCGGTTCCTCCAACACCTGGACCATGCAGATCACGGATTCTGCCCAGGGCGGCGCGGTTATTGGCGAATACACATTGGTTTTTGATGATACTCGGGCGAATGGCGGCACACTTGCTTCGGTGACGCCCGTGTCAGGGGGCGCGTATAATGCGGCAGATGGCACCTTGGCCCTGACTGTTGCTGGCGGTCCGCTGACGATGACAATTGGCAAAGTTGGTGACCCCAACGGATTGACACAGCTGTCAGATAGTTTTGCCCCAACATCGATCACCAAAGATGGCTCGCCTGTGGGCAACCTGACTTCAGTTGAAATTGATGACAACGGCTTTATCAGTGCAACATATGACACGGGGTTTATCCGCCGTATCTACCAGATCCCGCTGGTGGATGTTCCAAACACCAATGGGCTGATTTCGTTGAATAATCAGACGTATCAGGTCTCGCCCAGCTCTGGTTCGTTCTTTTTGTGGGATGCGGGTGATGGGCCGACAGGCTCTATTGAAGGCTATGCGCGTGAATCCTCAACCACCGATGTTGCAGGCGAACTGACTGCGCTGATCCAGACACAGCGGGCCTATTCCTCCAACGCCAAGGTGATCCAGACCGTGGACGAAATGCTACAGGAGACAACGAACATCAAACGTTAA